Proteins from one Canis lupus familiaris isolate Mischka breed German Shepherd chromosome 26, alternate assembly UU_Cfam_GSD_1.0, whole genome shotgun sequence genomic window:
- the LOC111092516 gene encoding uncharacterized protein LOC111092516: MRLPTGKRRALPGRRRGPGHTALQEVSRDQPVLLDCHSSNRTFTNASRPRGTTTIGEGGPGSCPRASCLLGRPGRHARSRGSRPSTPSPTGARRLGVSCPSSHSRSAAQLGSKPRATVGKPAAARGRPFAGLPRRTARRPWAVIPYKQESRSLRVPGDGRGSSPRQVHTCTVTRTGSALGSVPSSFGAICRLVLPRHGLEAHTSVKRTCTHHDLRIHSQPQLLLKKERDPFNQETWVPASSVWVLRPSLTGCVTLRRPLNPTCPFPGLLKDSISSSGRCVKIKCGHPRKILRTVPNTERNQNRPLHLLLSLLPLF, encoded by the coding sequence ATGCGTCTGCCAACAGGAAAGAGGAGGGCCTTACCGGGTCGTCGTCGCGGCCCAGGCCACACCGCCCTGCAAGAAGTCTCCAGGGACCAGCCTGTCCTTCTTGACTGTCACTCATCAAATCGGACTTTTACAAACGCTTCGCGCCCCCGTGGAACGACCACGATCGGGGAGGGGGGCCCTGGCTCGTGCCCGCGTGCTTCCTGCTTACTAGGGAGGCCAGGTCGCCACGCCAGGAGCCGGGGGAGTCGCCCCAGCACCCCGTCTCCCACAGGGGCCCGGCGCCTCGGGGTCAGTTGCCCGTCCTCACACAGCCGCTCAGCGGCACAGCTGGGGTCGAAACCCAGAGCGACTGTTGGCAAACCCGCGGCCGCGAGAGGAAGGCCTTTCGCGGGGTTACCACGCCGCACTGCGCGCCGTCCGTGGGCCGTCATTCCCTACAAGCAGGAGAGCAGAAGCCTCCGGGTGCCTGGAGACGGTCGGGGCTCATCCCCCCGGCAAGTGCACACTTGCACGGTGACAAGGACGGGGTCTGCATTGGGAAGTGTACCTTCCAGCTTTGGGGCCATATGCAGACTTGTGCTTCCAAGACACGGATTGGAGGCTCACACGAGTGTGAAACGCACGTGCACCCATCATGATCTTAGAATTCACAGTCAGCCCCAATTActcttgaaaaaggaaagggacCCGTTTAATCAGGAAACCTGGGTCCCAGCAAGCAGTGTCTGGGTCCTGCGCCCGTcgctcactggctgtgtgacgcTGAGAAGGCCACTTAACCCCACATGCCCATTTCCTGGGCTGCTCAAAGACAGTATTTCCTCATCAGGTCGCTGCGTTAAAATTAAATGTGGTCATCCACGTAAAATCCTCAGGACAGTGCCTAACACAGAAAGGAACCAAAATCGTCCGCTGCATCTGTTACTGTCTTTGCtgccattattttaa